CAGACAAACTTCAACATTAGATATAATGAAATAGTTTAGATggttaataatttttataaagtTTAAAGTAATAGTATTATATATGAGTTTTGTTATTTAACAAGTAAATTGGACTTGATCAagtaaattaaatcaaCCAACATCATTAGCCTCCCTACGTCCCCGATCTTTCTTCCTATTAACTATATTCTTAAGAATTTGAACGATATATTCCCCCTTCAACTTCCTCATCACATTTCTGTTCATACTTAACCCAGTTCATTTTCAACCCAAAGTCATAACAGtattatatcattaatcaatttattcCAACCAATTGGAAACATACATATCATAaatcttatatttttcttttctttttatcaggtgttttatataaaaaaacattacACATAAAATAGAATCTGTAACGAATGACACAGAACCTTTCAAGATGCGAAGAATTTGTTGCTGATGATGTCACTCATGTATCTTCTAATAAGACTCGCCCCATGctaattaaagaatatagAAATGTTGGCCATGGGGTATTTGGCACTGTTGTACAAGCTTATTTCACTCCTGATAGAGAATTATGGTATGGACCCTTTGCAGTTAAAAGAGTTCTTGCACAAACTGAATATAAATCAAGGGAATTGgatgttttaaaattaattaataatcatccaaatttgattaaattgaaatattatttcacTCATGTCTCTGTAtcagataataaattgtaCCAATACTTAGCCATGGAATATTTACCTGGAACTTTACAAATGGAAATTAATAGATATTCTTCTAATCACTTGACACTTCCGTTAAGACATATTCAATTGTATTCATATCAATTAGCTAGAGCAATGATGTATTTGCATTCATTAGGAATTTGTCATAGAGATATCAAACCATCGAATATCTTAATTGACTCAACAACTGGTGTTTTAAAGATTTGTGATTTTGGTTCAGCAAAGAGACTAGAACCAAATTGTCCATCAATCAGTTATATATGCTCAAGATTCTATAGGCCTCCCGAGTTAATCATTGGTTCAACAAATTATACCACTCAAATCGATATATGGTCACTTGGTTGTGTAATCGGTgaaatgattttaaataaacCTTTATTCCAAGGTCAAGAGCctttattacaatttaaagaaattacaaaattattggGACCACCAgataaaagatttatctTCAAATCCAACTCTGCATATGATGGaccattattttcaaaaccAATGTTCCAAGGATCAGTTGAATCAAGATTCAgatcaatttttaaaaattcagtTAGTCCTGATGGAATTGATCTATTAACAAAAGTTTTAGTTTATGAACCAAAACAAAGATTATTAcccaaatatattttggctcatgatttttttaatgatttaagatcaaataataaatttataccAAGAGGTCAAACTGATTTACataatttaccaaaattatttgattttagTGAACCAGAACTAAGAATCATTGGtaatgaattattggaaaaaataCTACCGAATACGAAATCAATTATGAAATCTCCTGCTAGGAGTATTAAAAGACAATCAAGGGAATTATACGAAACCACTAGTGGTAACATTAATACTACGcctgttattattaaaagtaatACTCATATTCAATCtccaaaaataattcaataaaactttaataataacttaaAACTGATAGATATAGAcgttaatattaattctcttgtaaataaaacaaCGATATAACAACATTAGGAACATTAAGTCACGTAGTCATCATTTCACAATCATAATCAAGAAAATCCAAATTTGCTAGGATCTCtgtaaaaagaaaatattataaaataaaacaaaacaaacaTTTTACCCAAagacaaataaaatatatataccaTATAGCCCTTAATAAATATacgataatattaaatatccTCTTTACTTTACATACTTTCCAATACACATTTCATTACATGTTCATATGCATACTTATATatgttaataattatatgcTGATACATATATGCATTGATTAGGAAACacgtatatatatatgtatatatatgaatgGTATGTTTTAGAATAGGAATTTCATACAGAAAACTTGTCACCAGTTCCAAGTAACcctttcaattttaaaattagtgattttcaaattatttcatcattatgACACGATGCAAACCACaggtattttttttattaaaatatatatatgcataCTTGTtccattttcttttaataccTCATTGAAAGTTTTTATAAAGTTAGattataagaataatcaTCTTCAACATTTTGAGCGATCCATAAGACAACACAACTCATTAAGATACACAAATTCCCTAATACATTGTTCACACCCATACCTACGGTTGGATAAGTATTATAATCTCTTActaaaaatttgataattagTACAACTAATGATCCTGCTAATCCTCCAGCCAATAAAGCAAATCcaacaaataaaacaaaacgTGCTTGTGAAGCCATATGAGAATCCAGTCCGCCACTTAATGAGCCACCTAAACTTGAATTGGAGCTTAAcaatctatttttttcaatagaattAACAATTAGCATACCAAATGTACTACAAAGAAATGGAATCCAATCTACAAAGGTAACATGTATATCTGACCCATTTGCATGCTTTGAATATAAAACTGCATCCAGAAATAGCCAAAACCCTAGGGCATATAATAGACCTGATAAATAGACACCGACTTTGCGGGCACTAGCTGATGTTGGTAGTTTGAATGGTAATCTAAATAGTCTTGCTGGTCTTTCGTTTTCTAAGTTCATGgtgtattatatttaaatgttgtgtttttttattttaaaagaaatttacTATGACGATATTATCTAAACAACCCGTCTAATACAAAGCgtttttttgattattagACAAAAGCAAAgtgtaaatatttttatttgaatctttTTCTGATCTATcctttttataaaaattttaatcaGTTGGTTTCTTATGTATAGAGAATCAGTATAGCTA
The window above is part of the Henningerozyma blattae CBS 6284 chromosome 2, complete genome genome. Proteins encoded here:
- the TBLA0B08650 gene encoding GSK family serine/threonine-protein kinase (similar to Saccharomyces cerevisiae MCK1 (YNL307C) and YGK3 (YOL128C); ancestral locus Anc_3.41), with the protein product MTQNLSRCEEFVADDVTHVSSNKTRPMLIKEYRNVGHGVFGTVVQAYFTPDRELWYGPFAVKRVLAQTEYKSRELDVLKLINNHPNLIKLKYYFTHVSVSDNKLYQYLAMEYLPGTLQMEINRYSSNHLTLPLRHIQLYSYQLARAMMYLHSLGICHRDIKPSNILIDSTTGVLKICDFGSAKRLEPNCPSISYICSRFYRPPELIIGSTNYTTQIDIWSLGCVIGEMILNKPLFQGQEPLLQFKEITKLLGPPDKRFIFKSNSAYDGPLFSKPMFQGSVESRFRSIFKNSVSPDGIDLLTKVLVYEPKQRLLPKYILAHDFFNDLRSNNKFIPRGQTDLHNLPKLFDFSEPELRIIGNELLEKILPNTKSIMKSPARSIKRQSRELYETTSGNINTTPVIIKSNTHIQSPKIIQ
- the VPS68 gene encoding Vps68p (similar to Saccharomyces cerevisiae VPS68 (YOL129W); ancestral locus Anc_3.40), with the protein product MNLENERPARLFRLPFKLPTSASARKVGVYLSGLLYALGFWLFLDAVLYSKHANGSDIHVTFVDWIPFLCSTFGMLIVNSIEKNRLLSSNSSLGGSLSGGLDSHMASQARFVLFVGFALLAGGLAGSLVVLIIKFLVRDYNTYPTVGMGVNNVLGNLCILMSCVVLWIAQNVEDDYSYNLTL